Proteins from a genomic interval of Fusarium oxysporum Fo47 chromosome I, complete sequence:
- a CDS encoding Sec63 Brl domain-containing protein, with product MSDANRDVSQYKYSAMSNLVLQADRRFVTRRTDEATGDPESLAGRLSIRDMGARVARDDAPKPKKQPGLPEIERGSLREGEDILAREQRRRKAEAPQSTGILGANDLLVEGITYRPRTAATRQTFDLIITSVAKTLGDVPHEVVRSAADAVLEYLKDDDLKDLDKKREIDDILGVTLNPKEFNELVNLGKKITDYDAQDDDEDVAMGGADGEDAEIDERQGVAVAFDEDEEDDEGGLVHEVRDESSEDEEEEEEEEKEQSAEGKEEDAVADVGDEMILDSAPSGGKQDEKDKHSIPARDIDTFWLQRQIGTLYPDAHEQSDKTKEALKILSGEPGEDGEEKSLRDVENDLMELFDYEHHELVQKLVENREKVFWLTKLARTQTPEERADVEREMVSEGLQWILNELKGKDTAEGKKGKIDIKMDIDVPASFTADGPKAERAEGQLVGGLQPRKLINLDNLVFDQGNHLMTNPKVRLPEGSTKRTFKGYEEIHIPTPKKRNEPGDVLIPISDMPEWSRNPFSKNQSLNKIQSKCYPSAFDDDGNMLVCAPTGSGKTNVGMLAILREIGKHRNPETGDIDLDAFKIVCIAPLKALVQEQVGNLGGRLEPYGIRVAELTGDRQLTKQQIAETQIIVTTPEKWDVITRKSNDLTYTNLVRLIIIDEIHLLHDDRGPVLESIVSRTIRKTEQTGEPVRIIGLSATLPNYKDVASFLRVDTKKGLFHFDGSFRPCPLRQEFVGVTDRKAIKQLKTMNDVCYNKVIEHVGTNRNQMLIFVHSRKETAKTARYIRDKALESDTINQILRHDAGSREVLNEASSQATDQDLKDILPYGFGIHHAGMSRADRTDVENLFAHGAIQVLVCTATLAWGVNLPAHTVVIKGTQVYSPEKGSWVELSPQDVLQMLGRAGRPQYDTYGEGIIITTQSEMQYYLSLLNQQLPIESQFVSKLVDNLNAEIVLGNVRTRDEGVEWLGYTYLFVRMLRSPGLYQVGAEYEDDMALEQKRVDLIHSAAMVLRKSNLIKYDEKTGKLQSTELGRIASHYYITFGSMETYNNLIQPSITTIELFRVFALSAEFKYIPVRQDEKLELAKLLGRVPIPVKESIEEPHAKINVLLQAYISRLKLDGLALMADMVYVTQSAGRILRAIFEIAMKKGWASVAKTALDLCKMAEKRMWPTMSPLRQFPSCPRDVIQKAEKIDVSWSSYFDLDPPRMGELLGLPRAGRTVCGLVNKFPRVEVQAQVQPMTRSMLRVELSITPNFEWDDSIHGAAESFWIIVEDCDGEDILYHDTFLLRKEYAESEQNEHIVDFTVPITDPMPPNYFVSVISDRWMHAETRLPVPFHKLILPEKFPPHTELLELQPLPVSALKVSSYIDLYPVWKQFNRIQTQTFNSLYKTDANVFIGAPTGSGKTVCAEFALLRHWTKGDVGRAVYIAPFQELVDSRLQDWQKRLSHLNGGKEIVKLTGETATDLKLLEKGDLILATPTQWDVLSRQWKRRKNVQTVELFIADEVHLLGSSQGYVYETIVSRMHYIRTQTELPLRIVALSVSLANARDIGEWIDAKKHDIYNFSPHVRPVPLELHLQSFTNTHFPSLMLAMAKPTYLAITQMSPDKPAMIFVPSRKQTRATARDLLAAAFADDDEDRFLHAEVEQMKPLLERINEEALAEALSHGVGYYHEALSQSDKRIVKHLYDNGAIQVLVASRDVCWELNSTAHLVIVMGTQYFEGREHRYVDYPLSEVLHMFGKALRPSKDGRGRGVLMLPQVKREYYKKFLNEALPVESHLHNYLHDVFVTEISTKMIESGDDAINWTTFTYFYRRLLANPSYYSLTSTTHEGLSNYMSDLVETTLRELSESKIIEFDEDDGSVAPQNAAMIAAYYNISYITMQTFLLSLSARTKLKGIMEIVTSATEFESIQIRRHEDGLLRRIYDRVPVKMSEPVYDSPHFKSFVLLQSHFSRMQLPIDLAKDQEVLLSRVLSLLSAMVDILSSEGHLNAMSAMEMSQMIVQGMWDRDSPLKQIPHFSPEVVKVANEFGIKDIFDFMEAMNPDENADYNKLVKRLGLSQNQLAQAANFTNDKYPDLELEHEVLDEGEIRAGEPAYLNIKIARNLEEEDGDYDSTVHAPFYPSKKMENWWLVVGDEKTKSLLAIKRVTIGRELNVRLEYTVPSPGEHDLKLFLMSDSYVGVDQEREFSVTAAEGMDVDDDEEDEDEDEDEE from the exons GTATCCTCGGCGCCAACGATCTTTTGGTGGAAGGCATCACATACCGACCACGAACCGCAGCGACGCGACAGACTTTCGATCTCATCATTACCTCGGTAGCCAAAACTCTGGGCGACGTACCCCACGAGGTCGTACGTAGCGCAGCGGATGCCGTCCTGGAATATTTGAAGGATGATGATTTGAAAGATCTGGATAAAAAGAGGGAAATCGACGACATCTTGGGTGTGACACTAAACCCCAAGGAATTTAATGAGTTGGTGAACCTCGGCAAGAAGATCACAGATTACGACGCccaggacgacgatgaggacgTTGCGATGGGTGGCGCCGATGGTGAGGATGCTGAAATAGATGAGCGCCAGGGTGTCGCGGTCGCGTtcgatgaagacgaagaggatgacgaggGGGGCCTTGTTCATGAAGTCCGTGACGAATCTTcagaggacgaagaggaagaggaagaggaagagaaggaacAGAGTGCtgaaggcaaggaagaagatgctgttGCTGACGTTGGGGATGAGATGATTCTCGACTCGGCGCCTTCAGGTGGCAAACAAGACGAGAAAGACAAGCATAGCATACCAGCCCGAGACATCGACACATTTTGGTTACAACGGCAAATCGGCACACTATACCCCGACGCTCATGAGCAAAGCGACAAAACAAAGGAGGCTCTGAAGATCCTGTCAGGAGAACCtggtgaggatggcgaggaaAAGTCCTTACGTGATGTTGAGAACGATCTCATGGAGTTGTTCGACTACGAGCACCATGAGTTGGTtcagaagcttgttgagaacAGGGAGAAGGTTTTCTGGCTTACAAAATTAGCACGAACACAGACTCCCGAAGAGCGCGCTGACGTTGAGCGTGAAATGGTCTCAGAGGGTCTTCAATGGATACTCAACGAACTCAAGGGTAAAGACACTGCCGAGGGtaagaagggcaagattgACATCAAGATGGACATTGATGTCCCAGCTTCCTTTACCGCGGATGGACCCAAGGCTGAACGTGCCGAGGGCCAACTTGTCGGCGGGCTTCAGCCTCGaaagctcatcaacctcgataATCTGGTCTTCGATCAAGGAAATCACCTTATGACAAACCCCAAGGTCCGGCTACCAGAAGGCTCAACCAAGAGGACATTCAAGGGCTATGAAGAAATTCACATCCCTACTCCTAAGAAACGCAATGAGCCCGGCGATGTCTTGATACCCATTTCTGATATGCCAGAGTGGTCACGAAACCCCTTCAGTAAAAATCAGTCCTTGAACAAGATCCAGTCCAAGTGCTATCCTTCAGCattcgatgatgatggaaacaTGCTTGTTTGTGCTCCTACTGGTAGTGGAAAAACCAATGTTGGTATGCTCGCTATTCTCCGGGAAATTGGAAAGCATCGCAACCCTGAGACCGGCGATATCGATCTAGACGCCTTTAAGATCGTCTGTATCGCTCCTTTGAAGGCTCTAGTTCAAGAACAGGTTGGCAATCTGGGTGGTAGGCTCGAGCCGTATGGTATTCGAGTCGCAGAATTGACAGGTGATCGTCAACTTACCAAGCAACAAATCGCCGAGACACAGATCATCGTCACAACCCCCGAGAAATGGGACGTCATCACCAGAAAGTCCAATGACTTGACCTACACCAACCTCGTGCGCCTCATCATTATCGACGAAATCCACCTTCTCCACGACGACCGTGGCCCTGTACTGGAAAGCATTGTTAGCCGAACCATCCGCAAGACTGAACAAACTGGCGAGCCAGTTCGAATCATTGGTCTTTCTGCCACCCTGCCCAACTACAAAGATGTTGCGAGCTTCTTGCGAGTGGACACGAAGAAGGGTCTCTTCCACTTTGACGGATCTTTCCGACCCTGCCCTCTGCGACAGGAGTTTGTTGGTGTCACTGACCGTAAAGCCATCAAGCAGCTAAAGACCATGAACGACGTCTGCTACAATAAGGTGATCGAGCATGTGGGCACAAACCGTAACCAGATGCTTATCTTTGTGCATTCCCGAAAAGAGACTGCCAAGACTGCTCGCTACATCCGCGATAAGGCTCTTGAGTCAGACACAATCAACCAGATCCTTCGTCACGATGCTGGTAGCCGTGAGGTCCTCAATGAAGCGTCTTCTCAGGCAACTGACCAAGACCTCAAGGATATTCTGCCATATGGTTTCGGCATCCACCATGCTGGTATGAGCCGAGCTGACAGGACAGATGTCGAAAACCTTTTTGCCCATGGTGCTATCCAGGTCCTGGTGTGTACTGCTACACTGGCTTGGGGTGTGAACTTGCCTGCCCATACAGTTGTCATCAAGGGAACACAGGTTTACTCCCCCGAGAAGGGTAGCTGGGTTGAGCTCAGCCCTCAAGACGTCCTTCAGATGCTTGGACGTGCAGGCCGACCCCAATACGATACTTATGGAGAAGGTATCATCATTACGACACAGAGTGAAATGCAATACTATCTCTCACTTTTGAATCAGCAGCTTCCGATTGAGAGTCAGTTTGTCAGCAAGCTGGTGGACAACCTGAATGCCGAAATCGTTCTTGGCAACGTAAGGACTCGTGATGAGGGCGTTGAGTGGTTGGGCTACACATACCTCTTTGTCAGAATGCTTCGCTCGCCTGGACTTTACCAGGTGGGCGCAGAGTACGAAGATGATATGGCTCTTGAGCAGAAGCGAGTTGATTTGATTCATTCTGCCGCCATGGTTCTGCGAAAGTCAAATCTCATCAAGTATGATGAAAAGACTGGAAAGCTCCAGTCAACTGAGCTTGGTCGTATCGCTTCGCATTATTATATCACATTCGGTTCTATGGAGACTTacaacaacctcatccaGCCTTCTATCACTACGATCGAGCTCTTCCGTGTCTTCGCCCTCAGTGCTGAATTCAAGTATATCCCTGTTCGAcaggatgagaagcttgagttGGCTAAGCTGCTGGGCCGAGTCCCAATCCCCGTCAAAGAGAGCATTGAGGAACCCCACGCCAAGATCAATGTCCTCTTGCAAGCATACATCTCGCGCCTCAAGCTCGATGGTCTCGCGCTCATGGCCGACATGGTGTACGTTACGCAATCTGCTGGCCGTATCTTGCGCGCTATCTTTGAGATCGCAATGAAGAAAGGCTGGGCATCCGTTGCGAAGACTGCTCTGGACCTCTGTAAGATGGCCGAGAAGCGGATGTGGCCAACAATGTCACCTCTTCGACAGTTCCCCTCTTGTCCTCGGGATGTTATTCAGAAGGCTGAGAAAATCGATGTGTCTTGGAGCAGCTACTTTGATCTGGATCCTCCCCGTATGggtgagcttcttggccttcctCGAGCCGGCCGTACTGTATGTGGCTTGGTCAACAAGTTCCCGCGAGTCGAAGTCCAGGCTCAAGTTCAACCTATGACAAGATCGATGCTACGTGTTGAACTGAGCATCACACCCAATTTTGAGTGGGACGATTCTATCCACGGCGCCGCAGAGAGCTTTTGGATTATTGTTGAGGACTGCGATGGAGAAGACATACTTTACCACGACACCTTTTTGTTGCGCAAGGAATACGCCGAATCGGAGCAAAATGAGCACATTGTCGACTTCACCGTTCCTATCACAGACCCAATGCCTCCAAACTACTTCGTTTCGGTTATCTCTGACCGATGGATGCATGCTGAGACCAGACTTCCTGTTCCTTTCCATAAGTTGATCTTGCCTGAGAAGTTCCCTCCTCATACAGAACTTCTCGAGCTTCAGCCTCTCCCCGTTTCTGCCCTCAAGGTGTCAAGCTACATCGATCTCTATCCTGTATGGAAGCAGTTCAACAGAATCCAAACACAGACTTTCAACTCGCTGTATAAGACTGATGCGAATGTGTTTATTGGAGCTCCCACAGGTAGCGGCAAGACTGTTTGTGCCGAATTTGCTCTTCTAAGGCACTGGACAAAGGGCGATGTTGGTCGTGCCGTGTATATTGCCCCCTTCCAAGAACTCGTTGACTCTCGCCTCCAAGATTGGCAGAAGAGGCTCAGCCATCTCAATGGCGGCAAAGAGATAGTGAAGCTTACTGGTGAGACGGCAACAGATCTCAAGCTGTTGGAAAAGGGcgacttgatcttggcaacCCCAACTCAGTGGGATGTGCTATCAAGACAATGGAAGCGACGCAAGAACGTTCAGACAGTTGAACTGTTTATTGCTGACGAGGTCCATCTCCTTGGTAGTTCTCAAGGTTATGTGTACGAGACGATCGTCTCTCGTATGCATTACATCCGCACACAGACAGAATTACCCCTGCGAATTGTCGCATTGAGTGTATCGCTGGCGAACGCTCGAGACATTGGTGAATGGATCGATGCAAAGAAGCACGACATCTATAACTTCAGTCCACATGTTCGACCGGTCCCTCTTGAGCTTCACCTCCAGTCATTCACAAATACTCATTTCCCATCTCTCATGCTTGCCATGGCCAAGCCCACGTATCTGGCCATCACACAAATGTCTCCTGACAAGCCTGCCATGATCTTTGTGCCCAGCCGCAAGCAGACTCGTGCAACTGCCCGAGATTTGTTGGCTGCAGCCTTtgctgacgatgatgaggaccgTTTCCTTCACGCTGAGGTAGAGCAAATGAAGCCTCTGCTTGAACGCATCAACGAGGAGGCTCTCGCCGAAGCCCTCTCTCACGGTGTTGGCTACTACCATGAGGCTCTTAGCCAGAGTGACAAGCGAATTGTTAAGCATCTCTACGACAATGGTGCTATCCAGGTGCTTGTTGCTTCACGCGATGTTTGCTGGGAGCTCAACAGCACGGCTCATCTCGTTATTGTTATGGGCACACAATACTTTGAAGGCCGAGAGCATCGATATGTTGACTACCCTCTCAGTGAGGTGTTGCACATGTTCGGTAAAGCTCTTAGACCCTCCAAGGACGGTAGAGGCCGAGGCGTCCTTATGCTGCCCCAAGTCAAGCGCGAGTACTACAAGAAATTCCTAAATGAGGCCCTTCCTGTTGAGTCGCATCTGCACAACTACTTGCACGATGTCTTCGTGACAGAGATCAGCACCAAGATGATCGAGTCGGGTGACGATGCGATCAACTGGACTACTTTCACCTACTTCTATCGAAGGCTGCTTGCCAACCCAAGTTATTATAGCTTGACAAGCACAACGCATGAGGGCCTCAGCAACTACATGTCTGACTTGGTTGAGACGACTCTCCGTGAGCTCAGCGAATCCAAGATCATTGAGtttgacgaggatgacgGATCCGTGGCACCTCAAAACGCAGCCATGATTGCGGCATACTATAACATTTCCTACATCACGATGCAGACTTTCCTGCTCTCTTTGAGCGCTCGCACGAAGCTCAAAGGTATTATGGAAATCGTCACTTCAGCAACAGAGTTCGAGTCGATCCAGATTCGACGTCATGAGGATGGTCTGTTGCGACGCATTTACGACCGAGTGCCTGTCAAGATGTCTGAACCAGTTTATGACTCCCCTCATTTCAAATCCTTCGTCTTGCTCCAGTCTCACTTCTCCCGTATGCAGCTGCCAATTGATCTTGCAAAGGACCAGGAGGTCCTGCTGTCGAGGGTGTTGAGCCTTCTTAGTGCCATGGTCGACATTCTGTCTTCGGAGGGGCATCTCAACGCCATGAGCGCTATGGAGATGTCACAGATGATTGTTCAGGGAATGTGGGATCGGGACAGCCCTCTTAAACAAATTCCTCACTTCTCACCGGAGGTTGTCAAGGTGGCGAATGAGTTTGG AATCAAGGATATCTTTGATTTCATGGAAGCCATGAACCCGGATGAGAATGCCGATTATAACAAGCTTGTTAAGCGACTTGGCTTGTCACAAAACCAATTGGCACAGGCCGCAAACTTCACAAACGACAAGTACCCTGACCTGGAGCTTGAACATGAGGTTCTTGACGAGGGTGAGATCAGGGCAGGTGAACCGGCCTACCTGAACATCAAGATTGCTCGCAAtttggaagaggaggacggCGATTATGACTCTACCGTACACGCACCATTCTACCCAtccaagaagatggagaactggtggttggttgttggtgatgagaagactAAAAGCCTCTTGGCCATCAAGCGAGTGACAATCGGGCGGGAACTGAACGTTCGCCTCGAGTACACTGTGCCATCACCTGGTGAGCATGATCTGAAGCTGTTCCTAATGAGTGATAGTTATGTTGGAGTCGACCAGGAGCGGGAGTTTTCGGTTACAGCAGCCGAGGGCATGGAcgtggatgatgatgaagaggacgaggacgaggacgaagacgaggagtAG